One window of Triticum dicoccoides isolate Atlit2015 ecotype Zavitan chromosome 5A, WEW_v2.0, whole genome shotgun sequence genomic DNA carries:
- the LOC119298243 gene encoding uncharacterized protein LOC119298243 isoform X1 — MDMAAAASTSSAAAPGSPSGGGRRGPSAAVACSCPICLEGFEDEAYLDTCLHSFCYECITQWASMVASKHEDPLSSVKCPLCKTESVSILHAFDGKSFQRHYIEQDPGKRHLVDAHQLISQFYNTREISDDAASVLQYWKQRKYLRKNIWLETWLRREIQALTQDENIEAIVYHIDGMIESFMKAQEKLHASKQTSPEHTREEFRSLLSDAARPFLLGRTARFVTEVELFLISQRNIDAYSRVRLQRFKESASHVAREQDTLPQDRPLEHHYLYLLNEETDCVGGVI, encoded by the exons ATGGACATGGCGGCGGCCGCCTccacttcctccgccgccgcgcccggctCGCCCTCCGGCGGTGGCCGCAGAGGCCCGTCGGCGGCGGTCGCGTGCTCTTGCCCCATCTGCCTCGAGGGCTTCGAGGACGAGGCGTACCTCGACACCTGCCTGC ATTCATTCTGTTACGAGTGCATAACCCAGTGGGCGAGCATGGTGGCGAGCAAGCATGAAGACCCTTTGTCCTCTGTGAAATGCCCCCTTTGCAAG ACCGAGAGTGTATCTATCCTTCATGCTTTCGATGGTAAATCGTTTCAGAGACATTATATAGAGCAGGACCCCGGGAAGAG ACATCTTGTAGATGCACACCAGTTGATATCACAGTTCTATAACACAAGAG AGATTTCAGATGATGCAGCCAGTGTGCTTCAATATTGGAAGCAACGGAAGTATCTCCGGAAGAACATATGGCTTGAAACTTGGTTGAGACGTGAAATTCAGGCCCTTACACAG GATGAAAACATCGAGGCCATAGTGTACCACATCGACGGCATGATTGAGTCCTTCATGAAAGCGCAAGAAAAACTGCACGCCTCAAAGCAGACTTCCCCGGAACATACAAGGGAAGAGTTCAGGAGCTTGCTGTCAGACGCTGCAAGGCCGTTCCTCCTCGGACGGACAGCACGGTTCGTCACAGAGGTGGAGCTCTTCCTGATATCACAACGGAACATCGACGCATACAGCAGAGTGCGCCTGCAGAGGTTCAAGGAGTCCGCCTCGCACGTAGCAAGAGAGCAGGACACGCTGCCACAGGACCGTCCCCTCGAGCACCACTACTTGTACCTTTTAAATGAAGAGACGGATTGTGTTGGCGGCGTGATATAA
- the LOC119303702 gene encoding RNA-binding protein Y14B-like isoform X2 → MAAEDVEFVDYERDDGDEDDEGMEDGEVSARALPVPHIAAPAVPRTSRGRFVGRSRSVIASTRDRFDSLPFAGTSAHGGPQRSIEGWIIIVSGVKEDAEESDLYDAFAEFGEVKDLHLNLERRTGYGKGYALVEYGCFEEAQTAIRSMNGTQLLTKTIHVDWAFNRGPIQNVTSARPAQRRSRTPPRRLAAMTY, encoded by the exons atggcggcggaggACGTGGAGTTCGTGGACTACGAGCGggacgacggcgacgaggacgACGAGGGGATGGAGGACGGGGAGGTCTCGGCCCGCGCGCTCCCCGTGCCCCACATCGCCGCCCCCGCCGTGCCGCGCACCAGCAGGGGCCGCTTCGtcggccgcagccgctccgtcatcGCCTCCACCCGCGACCGCTTCGACTCCCTCCCCTTCGCCGGCACCTCCGCGCACGGCGGCCCGCAGCGCT CAATTGAAGGATGGATAATAATTGTCTCAGGAGTCAAAGAAGATGCAGAAGAAAGTGATCTGTATGATGCTTTTGCTGAGTTTGGTGAGGTCAAGGACTTGCATCTCAACCTGGAACGCCGCACTGGATATGGCAAG GGATATGCATTGGTTGAatatggatgttttgaggaagcacAAACTGCAATCAGAAGTATGAATGGGACACAGCTGTTAACAAAGACCATCCATGTTGATTGGGCATTCAACAGAGGTCCTATACAGAACGTCACAAGTGCACG GCCAGCACAGCGACGGTCTAGGACTCCGCCTCGCAGGCTTGCTGCCATGACATACTGA
- the LOC119298243 gene encoding uncharacterized protein LOC119298243 isoform X2, producing the protein MDMAAAASTSSAAAPGSPSGGGRRGPSAAVACSCPICLEGFEDEAYLDTCLHSFCYECITQWASMVASKHEDPLSSVKCPLCKTESVSILHAFDGKSFQRHYIEQDPGKRHLVDAHQLISQFYNTRDDAASVLQYWKQRKYLRKNIWLETWLRREIQALTQDENIEAIVYHIDGMIESFMKAQEKLHASKQTSPEHTREEFRSLLSDAARPFLLGRTARFVTEVELFLISQRNIDAYSRVRLQRFKESASHVAREQDTLPQDRPLEHHYLYLLNEETDCVGGVI; encoded by the exons ATGGACATGGCGGCGGCCGCCTccacttcctccgccgccgcgcccggctCGCCCTCCGGCGGTGGCCGCAGAGGCCCGTCGGCGGCGGTCGCGTGCTCTTGCCCCATCTGCCTCGAGGGCTTCGAGGACGAGGCGTACCTCGACACCTGCCTGC ATTCATTCTGTTACGAGTGCATAACCCAGTGGGCGAGCATGGTGGCGAGCAAGCATGAAGACCCTTTGTCCTCTGTGAAATGCCCCCTTTGCAAG ACCGAGAGTGTATCTATCCTTCATGCTTTCGATGGTAAATCGTTTCAGAGACATTATATAGAGCAGGACCCCGGGAAGAG ACATCTTGTAGATGCACACCAGTTGATATCACAGTTCTATAACACAAGAG ATGATGCAGCCAGTGTGCTTCAATATTGGAAGCAACGGAAGTATCTCCGGAAGAACATATGGCTTGAAACTTGGTTGAGACGTGAAATTCAGGCCCTTACACAG GATGAAAACATCGAGGCCATAGTGTACCACATCGACGGCATGATTGAGTCCTTCATGAAAGCGCAAGAAAAACTGCACGCCTCAAAGCAGACTTCCCCGGAACATACAAGGGAAGAGTTCAGGAGCTTGCTGTCAGACGCTGCAAGGCCGTTCCTCCTCGGACGGACAGCACGGTTCGTCACAGAGGTGGAGCTCTTCCTGATATCACAACGGAACATCGACGCATACAGCAGAGTGCGCCTGCAGAGGTTCAAGGAGTCCGCCTCGCACGTAGCAAGAGAGCAGGACACGCTGCCACAGGACCGTCCCCTCGAGCACCACTACTTGTACCTTTTAAATGAAGAGACGGATTGTGTTGGCGGCGTGATATAA
- the LOC119303702 gene encoding RNA-binding protein Y14B-like isoform X1: MAAEDVEFVDYERDDGDEDDEGMEDGEVSARALPVPHIAAPAVPRTSRGRFVGRSRSVIASTRDRFDSLPFAGTSAHGGPQRSIEGWIIIVSGVKEDAEESDLYDAFAEFGEVKDLHLNLERRTGYGKGYALVEYGCFEEAQTAIRSMNGTQLLTKTIHVDWAFNRGPIQNVTSARCEQNVFCPAFPLVDKSLCQFDMILNLDHTLVTDSVFFV; this comes from the exons atggcggcggaggACGTGGAGTTCGTGGACTACGAGCGggacgacggcgacgaggacgACGAGGGGATGGAGGACGGGGAGGTCTCGGCCCGCGCGCTCCCCGTGCCCCACATCGCCGCCCCCGCCGTGCCGCGCACCAGCAGGGGCCGCTTCGtcggccgcagccgctccgtcatcGCCTCCACCCGCGACCGCTTCGACTCCCTCCCCTTCGCCGGCACCTCCGCGCACGGCGGCCCGCAGCGCT CAATTGAAGGATGGATAATAATTGTCTCAGGAGTCAAAGAAGATGCAGAAGAAAGTGATCTGTATGATGCTTTTGCTGAGTTTGGTGAGGTCAAGGACTTGCATCTCAACCTGGAACGCCGCACTGGATATGGCAAG GGATATGCATTGGTTGAatatggatgttttgaggaagcacAAACTGCAATCAGAAGTATGAATGGGACACAGCTGTTAACAAAGACCATCCATGTTGATTGGGCATTCAACAGAGGTCCTATACAGAACGTCACAAGTGCACGGTGCGAACAAAACGTGTTTTGTCCTGCATTTCCTCTGGTTGATAAATCTTTATGCCAATTTGATATGATACTTAATTTGGACCACACGCTTGTTACTGACAGTGTCTTCTTTGTGTAA